The following proteins are encoded in a genomic region of Limanda limanda chromosome 22, fLimLim1.1, whole genome shotgun sequence:
- the si:dkey-165a24.9 gene encoding G-protein coupled receptor 4 — protein MNNNSCNLPLDTDTFGLTCIYGLIFSLGLPSNLLSLWGLYQLGRSGGGGCQLVYILNLLLSDLLQLLTLPLWILYLQGGHSWPYGHLTCELVGYVFYVNVYASVMFLCLIALDRCLAIVYPLSSRRVRSVKVAAVSGVAVWTLTFLFCLSGLLPSVFDSDRLLCLEQYPVSPRYAQFKITSVVLGFLLPCAILGYTSAHIGVTLRRSPSLSDHERHKIVGILVVITINFIVVFGPYHLVGGYRFVSLLLTDEPCGFEHSIFLIYRLCYGLTSLNTLLDPLFYIFLCADARLELQRSLPCLGRRQNPRGKEALSARPQPDNPGGE, from the exons ATGAACAATAACAGCTGCAACCTCCCGTTGGACACGGACACATTCGGCCTGACCTGTATCTACGGCCTCATCTTCTCTCTGGGTCTCCCCAGCAACCTGCTGTCTCTCTGGGGACTGTATCAACTGGGTCGCTCAGGCGGAGGAGGCTGCCAGCTGGTCTACATCCtcaacctgctgctgtcagacctcctccagctgctcacCCTGCCACTGTGGATCCTCTACCTCCAGGGCGGGCACAGCTGGCCCTACGGCCATCTGACCTGCGAGCTGGTCGGCTATGTGTTCTACGTGAACGTCTACGCCAGTGTCATGTTCCTGTGTCTTATAGCGCTGGACCGCTGCCTGGCAATTGTGTACCCACTGAGCAGCCGCAGGGTGCGGAGTGTTAAGGTGGCAGCAGTGTCCGGTGTGGCGGTCTGGACCCTCACCTTCCTGTTCTGCCTGAGCGGGCTGCTGCCGTCTGTGTTTGACTCTGACAGACTGCTGTGTCTGGAGCAGTACCCCGTCAGTCCTAGATATGCCCAGTTCAAGATCACCAGTGTGGTCCTCGGTTTTCTGCTGCCATGTGCCATACTAGG CTACACCTCAGCCCACATCGGGGTCACACTCAGGcgatctccctccctctccgaCCACGAGCGCCACAAAATCGTGGGCATCCTGGTTGTCATCACAATCAACTTCATCGTCGTCTTTGGGCCCTACCACCTCGTGGGCGGATACAGGTTTGTGTCCCTGCTGCTGACGGATGAACCGTGTGGTTTTGAGCATTCCATTTTCCTCATCTATCGCCTGTGCTACGGCCTGACCAGCCTGAACACCCTTCTGGACCCCCTGTTCTACATCTTCCTGTGCGCTGACGCCcggctggagctgcagaggtccCTGCCTTGCTTGGGGCGGCGCCAAAACCCCCGCGGAAAAGAAGCCCTCAGTGCCAGACCTCAGCCAGACAACCCTGGGGGGGAGTGA
- the ugt5g1 gene encoding UDP glucuronosyltransferase 5 family, polypeptide G1, with protein MSGTIPIFLSWLCLLLLNPISGSRILVLPVDGSHWINMEVILQELHSRGHDLTVLRSAKSWFIPSNSSIYTSIDVVMLEDESNKDFADNMLQDVMECRRSHSFLRTLYQQNMLTSMLAKGHEILARAAALMLDDPVFIKKLQDEKFDLMLTDPALTLGVLLGSYLKLPMVLNVRWINSGEGHLTLAPSPVSYVPVSGSELHDKMDFQERTMNMLHYLYSVYEQHFHINPYYSDLFQRHFPPGTDLLSLQRAADIWLLRADFVFEFPRPTMPNVVYIGGFQCKKAKPLSAELETFMQSSGEHGVVVMSLGSYVSALPREVTDAIAAAFAELPQKVVWKFGGEKPSSLGNNTLLMKWLPQKDLLGHPKTRAFVAHGGTNGMYEAICHGVPVVGLPLLFDQFDNLVRLRVRGAARVVEVHSLTKENFLEALKDILETPSYRNRIQHLSLLHHDRPLSPMDTAIFWIEYVIRNQGAAHLQPAGFSLPWYSYFCLDVAVFIMAVIGALVWAIVLVIKVLCCRRFRRKVKAE; from the coding sequence ATGTCCGGCACGATCCCAATATTCCTGTCATGgctctgcctcctgctgctaaATCCCATCAGCGGCAGCAGGATTCTGGTATTACCCGTTGATGGCAGCCACTGGATCAACATGGAGGTGATCCTCCAAGAGCTGCACTCCAGGGGCCACGACCTCACCGTGCTGCGGTCCGCCAAGAGCTGGTTCATTCCCAGTAACTCTTCTATTTATACATCTATTGACGTTGTTATGCTGGAGGACGAGTCAAACAAGGACTTTGCAGATAATATGCTTCAAGATGTCATGGAATGCCGCAGGTCGCATAGTTTTCTACGGACCTTATACCAGCAGAACATGCTCACTTCTATGTTGGCAAAAGGCCATGAGATCCTTGCCAGAGCAGCTGCTTTAATGTTGGATGACCCTGTTTTCATTAAGAAGCTGCAGGATGAGAAGTTTGACTTGATGTTGACGGACCCTGCTCTGACTTTAGGAGTTCTTCTGGGTAGTTACCTCAAGCTACCGATGGTTTTGAATGTGCGCTGGATCAATAGCGGGGAGGGTCACCTCACCCTGGctccctctcctgtctcctacGTGCCCGTGTCAGGAAGTGAACTCCATGATAAGATGGACTTTCAGGAAAGGACCATGAATATGTTGCATTACCTCTATAGTGTTTATGAACAGCACTTCCATATTAACCCTTACTACTCCGATCTGTTCCAACGACACTTCCCTCCTGGGACTGACTTGCTGTCGTTGCAGCGTGCCGCTGATATCTGGCTGTTGAGGGCGGATTTTGTCTTCGAGTTCCCTCGACCCACGATGCCCAATGTGGTCTACATCGGTGGGTTCCAGTGCAAAAAGGCCAAACCCCTCTCTGCAGAGCTTGAGACCTTCATGCAGAGTTCTGGAGAGCACGGGGTGGTGGTTATGTCCCTAGGCTCCTATGTGTCAGCCCTGCCTCGCGAAGTCACTGATGCCATAGCTGCTGCTTTTGCTGAACTCCCGCAGAAGGTGGTGTGGAAGTTTGGGGGAGAAAAGCCGTCATCGCTTGGCAACAACACCCTGCTAATGAAGTGGCTGcctcagaaagatctcctgggACACCCCAAGACTCGGGCCTTTGTGGCCCACGGAGGCACCAACGGCATGTACGAGGCCATCTGCCACGGTGTCCCTGTCGTGGGCCTGCCACTCCTCTTTGACCAGTTCGACAACCTCGTCCGGCTGAGGGTGCGTGGGGCAGCGCGGGTGGTGGAGGTCCATTCACTCACCAAAGAAAACTTCCTGGAGGCTCTAAAGGACATCCTGGAGACCCCCTCGTACCGAAACAGAATCCAGCATCTCTCCCTGCTACACCACGACCGGCCACTGTCCCCAATGGACACCGCTATATTTTGGATTGAGTACGTCATTAGGAACCAAGGAGCAGCCCATCTGCAGCCGGCAGGTTTTAGTCTGCCCTGGTACTCCTACTTCTGCCTGGATGTGGCTGTTTTCATCATGGCCGTCATCGGAGCCCTCGTCTGGGCTATAGTCCTGGTCATTAAGgttctctgctgcaggaggtTCAGGAGGAAGGTAAAAGCAGAGTGA
- the LOC133028817 gene encoding cornifelin homolog A-like, which translates to MSGKMVVTQPRPFITTSSSGQWTSSICDCFEDLPQCCLAFWCFPCFTCKTSYEAGECVCLPLLDSFGIIPPITTAIRVSVRQRYGIEGTICRDCLFACCCGPCSWCQIAREIKMRTNPITFVSMST; encoded by the exons ATGTCTGGGAAGATGGTGGTGACCCAACCACGGCCCTTCATCACGACCTCTTCATCAGGCCAATGGACCTCCAGCATCTGCGACTGCTTCGAAGATCTGCCCCAGT GTTGCTTGGCCTTTTGGTGCTTTCCCTGCTTCACCTGTAAGACATCATACGAGGccggggagtgtgtgtgtttgcccctGCTGGACTCTTTCGGAATCATCCCGCCTATAACCACAGCCATAAGGGTGTCAGTGCGCCAGAGATATGGCATCGAG GGCACGATCTGCAGGGACTGCCTGTTCGCCTGCTGCTGCGGGCCCTGCAGCTGGTGTCAGATAGCGAGAGAAATCAAGATGAGGACCAACCCCATTACATTCGTCAGCATGTCAACctga
- the LOC132995968 gene encoding prostaglandin D2 receptor 2-like: MTHCAKSNITIDPSYQSGNLSSLSIFSISLHGMFSSIGIIENLLILGVVGFHVRRSVISVWILNLAASDLLATSSLPFFTLYMARGNTWTLGSTFCRIHSSIFFLNMFVSGFLLAAISMDRCLVVVRPVWAQNHRSIKLVKKICGVIWALAVVCTIPFYMFRDTIPLPNGKILCYYKYNNFLPSEPFNHEALCKQRKEALAFMKLFLAFLIPLLIIILSYITVYSQLARRGYRRSYRFVRLVVAVVVSFILCWAPYHFFIIMEVLSPSGQPIFGGMALQIAATLGFLNSVLNPVLYVFSCPDLCIKIRHSLGAVMESVLAEDLGELARRRSTARSSLSTTTEFIKKPSSIVTLSLKTKEQEQEQEQEQD, from the coding sequence ATGACACACTGTGCTAAGTCAAACATCACCATCGACCCATCATACCAATCAGGCAATTTGAGTTCTTTGAGCATTTTCTCCATTTCCCTCCACGGCATGTTCTCTTCCATCGGCATCATAGAGAACCTCCTCATCCTCGGGGTGGTGGGCTTCCACGTCCGCCGCTCCGTCATCAGCGTGTGGATCCTGAACCTCGCGGCCTCCGACTTGCTCGCCACCTCTTCCCTTCCCTTCTTCACCCTCTACATGGCACGCGGCAACACCTGGACGCTGGGCAGCACCTTCTGCCGCATTcactcctccatcttcttcctcaaCATGTTCGTCAGTGGCTTCCTGCTGGCTGCCATTTCTATGGACCGCTGCCTGGTGGTGGTGAGACCAGTCTGGGCCCAGAACCACAGGAGCATCAAACTCGTGAAGAAGATATGTGGGGTGATTTGGGCCTTAGCTGTGGTCTGCACCATCCCTTTCTACATGTTCCGTGACACCATTCCCCTTCCAAATGGGAAGATCCTCTGTTACTACAAATATAATAACTTCCTCCCCAGTGAGCCATTTAACCATGAAGCATTATGCAAGCAGCGGAAGGAGGCCTTGGCCTTCATGAAGCTCTTCCTAGCCTTCCTCATCCCTCTGCTAATCATCATCCTTAGCTACATCACTGTGTATTCCCAGTTGGCACGCAGAGGCTACCGACGCTCTTATCGTTTCGTCCGTCTCGTGGTAGCCGTGGTGGTGAGtttcatcctctgctgggcACCGTACCATTTCTTCATCATCATGGAGGTGTTATCTCCCAGTGGGCAACCTATATTCGGAGGCATGGCCCTCCAAATCGCGGCGACCCTTGGCTTCCTGAACAGCGTCCTGAACCCTGTTCTGTACGTGTTCAGCTGCCCCGACCTGTGCATCAAGATCAGACATTCCCTGGGTGCAGTGATGGAGAGCGTACTGGCGGAGGACCTTGGCGAACTGGCCCGGCGCCGCAGCACCGCCCGCAGCTCGTTAAGCACCACCACAGAGTTTATTAAGAAGCCGTCTTCCATCGTAACCCTCAGTCTGAAAAcaaaggagcaggagcaggagcaggagcaggagcaggattAA